From the Manihot esculenta cultivar AM560-2 chromosome 14, M.esculenta_v8, whole genome shotgun sequence genome, the window CAAAGCTGTATAACGCATGCCAGACACTTTGCCTAAGCGTGTAACGCCTCTCGACGTCATCCTTTTACCCGTTACGTTCATATTAGCCGTCTAGATTATCTACATGGACGGTCTGGATTAGCAGAAAAATCCTTGAAACTTAGAGGTGGGGCTATTGTGACGATTGGTTAGTGGTTACCACATTCTACAAGTGTTTGCACTGAATAATTTCTCATCGTATTAGAGGTGGGGCTATTGTGACTTAGCACCAACCACAGTGGCTACACATAGGCTTTACGAAATGGAGATTTTGGTAGTAACTTGGAAGTAGCTAGGGCCATAAAACATGGACATAATGTTATCATCTGAGGAAGCTTCTGCCCATTTGCAGAAACAAGATTGATCTTAGTGGGTGATGCTCATCATCATCAGCCATGTATTCAGAAGATAAGACCATGCACTGGAAACTGCcaaaatttcatgattttaattaaCATTGGATTATATTAAAGTAATTAAGATTTAATGGATAATTAAACCCTTGGATTGCGTGGCACGTTGTCCTTGCCCATGTCCCATGTGATTTATATTACTTTGCTTCCAATTATAATAACTTCAATATCTTTTTTTTAGCCTTTAATTGAGGGATTATTTAGAGATTCAAAATTTCCCTTTATGTGCAACTCAAGTTCTTTTAAAACCATGGTCGTGCTTTCAcaccctttttctttttctctatttttttttttagtttatacaataggataattatatatttaaaacaaaaattcatattttttattattttattaaaaataatatatcactcatattattttattaaaaattaaatgaaaccgTATTGGCCCAACTAAATCAAAGCCCCCTCCTCCAGTTTATGGGCCTTCGATGAGACCAGTTCTTATATAAAGGAGTGGATATTCAGAAATGATAACTGGCCATACTTCTTatacaatttttattaaaattttgaaaattttatttagcttttttaaataaaaaatttatttagtttcaatgaaaaaaaatttttttaaaaattttaataattatatataaaaaaataattaaaatctaaaCTGGTTTACTTTCTGCCTTTGTAAATTTGAATTATTCCAATGATATACTAAAATAATCCATCAAAATCTCAACTAAAATGCCAAACTTTTTCATGGAAATCTGATTGAATCTCAACCCtttgtatttattaattttttttaccaatTTGATGACTTATTAATTTGGGTTAATGCATTCAGTTTgtttagtttatatatttttttaattttttttatcagaaataagtaagttatttaattttatagaaaataaagtATTTAAACCAAATAAAGAGGATGATTTCAATGAGATGTTCTTATTTGTGAAAATTGTTTATttcctaaatttatttttaatgtaattacTACCGAGTTAACTCGGTGATACCGTGCTCGAGGAGAGAAATTTTTATCTCAATTTTGGCGCTTTTCCCACTCTGCCTCCCTCTTCTATCTCTCCCCGCTCTGGTCTCTCTGTCCTGGGCACAACCACAATCGTTACTCtatctccctctccctcttgaTCGTTGATGCTGTCTCTCTCCCCATTGATCTCAATCTTATTCGGGCAAAGTTCATGTCATGGAAATTTCAGTAATTTTGGCCTCTGTTTAGGTATTTtgtctttttgttttttcttgacATTTTTGTCTTCATTTGTTTTCTTGTGTAATTAgggttaaaatttttatttatttgctattGAATGTAATTTAATTAGGGTTGAAATTTCGTGAATTTTCcttgcatacatatatatatattggaaaTTGAAGAGAACTTTGGTCATATGTGGCCAGTTAAAGAGCTTTTAGTTCCTACCCTATCTCATTAAAGAATGAAGTAAGAACCCCACTGTAAAGTCTATTTCAGTTACATGTGATTATTCTTCTACCCTGTGACTGTATAGTAACAATGTATACAATCAATTTTGTAGAGCGTTTACTGGCTTTTGAAAATTGGCCAAGAGGAAGTACATGGGAGAGGTATGCCATAAATTATTTCCATTTCTCTTTTAGTTTCGCTATGGAGGATTATCACCTGTTCTTTTAGTTTTTTGTTCTCAAGTAGTCATGCTGGAGTTGACTTTGAAGTTGATAATAATATTGAAGCTACTTAATTCATGGTCCGAAGTGATGCAAATGGCTAAAACCTGTTCTGCAGTAATATGATcatcaaattgaataaaaagttatgttatgtatcaATCATTGGTTTATAGCTTATTTCGTATGGCGAAGAATATGCTTCTAATATTAGTTTGTAGATGGTGTGGATGCATTTGCAAAAACTAGATTTTATTCTGGTTTTGCATTTGACAGATGAATTTAACAAATTCTGATGGATTTTGTGAATCAAGTGTACTATAAATGGAGGTTATAATTAAAAGACGGAAGTAAGCATGCAATTAGTTTTGTTGAATGTAAGTCCAAGGAACTATATCTATTGCTGGCTTAAAACAAAACTGCATTACATGAAATATCATGGTATccatgaataatatttttaattcaatattttagTGGTCATTGTACCGTCTCTTCCTGCCAGGTCTATACATACCAATGAATATGATCCATCATGAATCTTAAGCAATGGAAATGTTACTAGTTGTCAACATGTTCACCTGAAATCTTTTTTGCAAACAACAAATTCCTACAGTGGAGTAGTACTTAACGATCAAGCTTTAAATGGAAGCGAGAAATTAGCAAGACTTAACATCATTGGCTATCATCCAAAGAAACAATGGAAAATCTGTTCAAATAATTGTATAACTTGGTTATAATATATGCCAATGAGACTATATTCAATTAGAGCTCTAATATGTGATATGGGTTAgatcacaaaagaaaaaaaaaatactcaaaCTATTtccatagaaaataaaatttaattctaacTGAAAATTAATGACATCTAATCCTAATGCGACAATAACTAAGCCTTAAACACAAACATAATACAATTACTTTTAagcataataaaaatatgaaatgtaAAGCATGTAGtcttaaaaaaaagagaagatacCATGAATGAAAAGTAGTGAAGGTTACCCATCCTGTTGTCAATATAATTGTAACATAATTCAATTACTTTTAAGCAGAATGATATTTTTGTTGTTGCAGATGGTAAGTCACCCATTCCCCTCATATTTATTCATATTTGTTGCTGAATAATATCTTTTTAGAGCTGAGGAAAGAGGGCTATGTTTCTCAATCTTATATTCCGATGCACTACCTCAGCAGGTGTATGAGATTTGGCAAGAAACAATGCCAAAAATTTTAGTTCTCTGAATGCAAAAATCCATAATTTGGGTGAGGATGAGATCTTGATATTCTTGTTGATTTAGTaataattttcacataaaaagAAAAGGTGACCTTATTCTAAGAGAGAATCAGAGGATGGCAAGAAAAACATAATGTGTGGTTTTTGATTTAGTGTTTTCTCTTTTAAAAGTATTATTAAATAAGTGATGTAATAGAAATCACAATGCTACCCATGAGTGTTGTGATAACTGATTCAGTACTCTTCTCCTTAAGTGATGTCGAGGGTTTTATGCTTATTGATGGAGCAAATATTTGCTAAGAGCACTTACTTCTCAGTGAGCCAACCCGGTGCAAATAAATTTTTGTCCTAGTCCAGTGGTCTGAGATACTTgtggttaaaaaaattatcacagtGCTTGTAGCTGAAATGATTGTGCATTTTCTTCTATAGAACAATAAACATGAAACCATAGTGTTAATAATTGCTCCTCAAAGGATGTGGCTTATTGTTATTTGTTAATTATTTGCTAATTCTTGAAATTGtctattttttcttctattttgatttaattaatatttgaacATCAAAGGTTGAGCTAAAGAGCTAGTAATTTAGGTTCTAAGGATAGAAAGAATCATTTAGTAACAAAATGGTTTTATAGTTCAAAAATTTCTACAATGACAACTAagcatattttaatttcattttaaaatagcaaagaattaataattattatgatcAAATTCTAaggatttctttttttatttttgagaaaaaattgCATGTATCTAGTTGTGGGTCTCATTCTCAACTGAGAGTAATGCCAGAATAAGACTATTGGAAATTAGAATGACATGGGTTGAAAACTTGAATTTATCATTCATTTTGACATGgtttagaaatattaatttgGATTAgcaaaatcatttaatttatttttttgtttcattaagaTTTTGAGTGATTGAAATTTGTTGAGCATATTGAATTGGTGATACATTTATTGAATACTCGtagttattattttctttagatTAAATGCATAACAAGCTTATGTGCTTAAAGTATGCTTCAGTAGCTACAATGGAAAAGGCTAAAGGATTCTTGCAAACATTGATGCTACTTAAGAAACAAAGTTATTGAGAAAATTTGGAGACTTATGGGCATCCCATGGTCTGCCTTTTGGTTTTTCAAGATATTTGTTCATGTCCTTGGTATGTTTGATACCATTAGATTTGATAATAAGTTTCTCATCATATATTCTTAGGACTAATTTCCTCTTTTAATATTGGTTATAGTTTTCTTTCGGTCAGTGTGTAATGTCTGTCTTAGTTCAGTCATTGGAATAGATGATATATGAGAAATGCAAGCATAATAACTCTAGGCTTTAGCTGCTGGAACCATATTTGAATTGTCTTCTATCCAATATGTATTTTTCTACTGATCTTATTTGGCATATTATACTTGCAGCTGTAATAAATATTTGGATGGCACTAATTTCAACAAGGAAAGTTTTCTTGCAACCACACATCGTCAAGAGCTATTTGCATGGATGTGTTATGGCTTCTGCTATCCAGAAGACTGCCTTAATCTCGTGGCATGGCAGTGAATTTTCAGTTGAGGAAAGTTTTCATAGGTTTCAGGTCTTAGATATATTCTGTAAGCTGAATCAGTTTGTGAATTTTCAACCTTTTTCGAGTAGCACTCACCCTGAAAGGATATGTTGGGAAGTTTCCTCTCATGCTATTCTTTTGAGAAAGCTTGAAGTTGCATTGGAGGATCGCCAGTTAGATGAAGCATGGGTGACTTTTAATGACTTCAAAAGCTTGTATGGTTTTCCTATAGATTCTTTGATGAGCAGGTTGATCACTGAACTGTCCTACTCGTCTGATCCTTATTGGCTACAAAAGGCATGTACTTTAGTCTTGCAAATTTCTAAAGAGAAAGCCAACTTGCTTAAGACTGAAGTACTAACAAAACTTGCAATCTCTTTGGCAAGAGCACAGATGCCTATTCCTGCTTCAATGATCCTAAGAGTGATGCTAGAGAGAGAGAATATACCCCCGGTAAGCGTATTGCAGTTAATCTTTTTGCATATGGTGAAGACAGAGATTGGTGCATACCTTGCATCCAATTTCTTGATTCAAATTTGTGATTATTTTCTGCATTTAAGTGCAAAAAGAAGTGAACATAGAAAGATGATAAAGCCTGATACAATGACCTTCAACCTTGTTTTGGATGCCTGTGTGAGGTTTAAGTCATCTCTAAAAGGCCAAGAGATCTTGGAATGGATGTCGCAAATCAGTGTCATAGCTGATGCACACTCAATCATTATTATTTCACAGATATATGAAATAAATGGTCTGAGAGATGAGATAAAGAAATTGAAAGATCATATTGATAGAGTATCTGCACCTTTTGTTTGTCACTACAGGCAGTTCTATGATTGCTTGTTGAACTTACACTTTAAGTTTGATGACCTTGATGCTGCCACTAAGCTTCTATTAGATATGAATGGATTCTGGGGTTCCGTTCCTAGTACAAAACCTAGAGAGGAAATGCAAAAACCTTACCTTGTCTCAATAGGATCTCAGAATCTGAGGGCTGGGTTGAAGTTACAAATTGTGCCTGAGCTGCTGCAGAAGGATTCTGCTATCCAACTGGAGGATAAAACTGAATTTGTAATCTTTAAGAATGGGAAGCTTCTTCCTAGTAATAGAGCCCTGGCAAAGCTCATCCACTGTTACAAGAGACATCAGAGAATTACTGAGATTTCAAAAGTTTTAGTGAGCATGCAAAAGGTCTTTCAGACACTTGGTGGATCTAATTTATGCTCTGATGTTATTGATGCATGCATTCGTTTAGGTTGGCTGGAGACTGCTCATGATGTCTTGGAAGACACAGAAGAAGCTGGAATTCCAGTGGGCTTGACTGCATACATGGTACTCTTAACATCTTATTACAGTCAAGGTATGTCCAAAGAAGCAGAGGCCGTACTGAGACAACTTAGGAAGGCTGGTTTAGAATCAAATTTGCCtggtgagatagctgcttctgcTGGCCTTTCAGAAACAACTGAAAGTATATCATCTTCTGTTACTGCATCAGATCTGGCTGATTTCTTGGTTCAAGAAGTGAGAGAGGAGAAGGCGATTCCTCCTATTATCTACGAGTTAAATTCTTCTATTTACTTCTTTTGCAAGGCTAAAATGATGGGGGATGCTTTGAGGTCATACCGAAAAGTGCAGATGATGGGAATCCAACCCACAGTGCAAACATTTTCCTTTCTAGTATATGGATATTCTTCTCTGGAAAGGTACCGAGATATTACAGTGTTATGGGGGGACATTAAGAGGCACATGAAGAGCAGAAATATAGTGGTGAGCAGGGACCTTTATGAACTCTTGCTCATGAATTTTATCCGAGGTGGTTACTTTGAGAGGGTGATGGAGGTTGTTGGTTACATGAAAGATCAGAATATGTACACTGACAAGTGGATGTATAAATGTGAGTTCCTGAAGCTTCATAAAAATCTATACAAAGGTGTAAGATTATCAGAGGCAAGAAATGAGGTTCAAAGAAAGAGGCTTGAATTTGTTCAGAAATTTAGGAGATGGGTTGATATTGATTAACTTCAATCAGAAGTTAGCAAGTACTCAATTTCATTAAATGCAAGGTAAGACTTGGCCTTCTAGATCTGAATATTTGGCATGCAACCCCTTCTAGATCTGAACATTGAATCTCATTTTGCTTAATTGGACTTACCGTTATACTCAATGGACGGTATTTCTCAACCCAAAACTATGAAATTGCATGGTCAGTTATTCCACAACCAAATTATTCTTATGATTGATAGCGGTGCCGGCCATTATTTTGTCTCGGAGTCCTGGTCCAAAAAATGTCCTTGCCTGTCAAAACCACACCTCCCTTTCGAGTGAAATTGGATGATAGTTGTTGCCTCAGCTACTTGCTCTTCTCTTGTCCTTTATTTGGGACCCATACAAATTGCCCCG encodes:
- the LOC110600108 gene encoding pentatricopeptide repeat-containing protein At4g17616; amino-acid sequence: MLSLSPLISILFGQSSCHGNFSNFGLCLAVINIWMALISTRKVFLQPHIVKSYLHGCVMASAIQKTALISWHGSEFSVEESFHRFQVLDIFCKLNQFVNFQPFSSSTHPERICWEVSSHAILLRKLEVALEDRQLDEAWVTFNDFKSLYGFPIDSLMSRLITELSYSSDPYWLQKACTLVLQISKEKANLLKTEVLTKLAISLARAQMPIPASMILRVMLERENIPPVSVLQLIFLHMVKTEIGAYLASNFLIQICDYFLHLSAKRSEHRKMIKPDTMTFNLVLDACVRFKSSLKGQEILEWMSQISVIADAHSIIIISQIYEINGLRDEIKKLKDHIDRVSAPFVCHYRQFYDCLLNLHFKFDDLDAATKLLLDMNGFWGSVPSTKPREEMQKPYLVSIGSQNLRAGLKLQIVPELLQKDSAIQLEDKTEFVIFKNGKLLPSNRALAKLIHCYKRHQRITEISKVLVSMQKVFQTLGGSNLCSDVIDACIRLGWLETAHDVLEDTEEAGIPVGLTAYMVLLTSYYSQGMSKEAEAVLRQLRKAGLESNLPGEIAASAGLSETTESISSSVTASDLADFLVQEVREEKAIPPIIYELNSSIYFFCKAKMMGDALRSYRKVQMMGIQPTVQTFSFLVYGYSSLERYRDITVLWGDIKRHMKSRNIVVSRDLYELLLMNFIRGGYFERVMEVVGYMKDQNMYTDKWMYKCEFLKLHKNLYKGVRLSEARNEVQRKRLEFVQKFRRWVDID